A region from the Solibacillus sp. FSL H8-0523 genome encodes:
- a CDS encoding LLM class flavin-dependent oxidoreductase, producing the protein MKLSILDQVPISKGMTASEALANSVKIAQVGDQLGYERMWFAEHHNTTTLASSAPEVTAAYVAAKTERIRVGTGGIMMMHYSPFKVAEVFKTLAALAPGRIDFGAGRAPGGDMPSMTALASGRRPDLTEQYDKLEIILRLMNEQPTGETVYDNVVATPFKVQLPEAWLLGSSGQSARQAGENGVGYSFAQFFNGQMSKGIFDAYRNSFKPSYFMQKPTIITTYAASVAETAEEAEYLSMPMQIGRLNLMRGRLLNVMSPEEANDYPLTEMDKMMLQENRHLMLIGSAEDVAAQILEEQAEYGFDEAMINSNLYSVEQRLNSYTLLAQQLIK; encoded by the coding sequence ATGAAACTAAGTATTTTAGATCAAGTACCAATTTCAAAAGGGATGACAGCTTCCGAAGCTTTAGCAAACAGTGTAAAAATTGCGCAGGTCGGGGATCAATTAGGTTATGAACGTATGTGGTTTGCGGAGCACCATAACACAACAACACTTGCAAGCTCTGCACCTGAAGTAACAGCAGCATACGTGGCAGCAAAAACTGAACGTATTCGTGTGGGTACGGGCGGTATTATGATGATGCACTACTCGCCGTTTAAAGTGGCAGAAGTGTTTAAAACTTTAGCTGCTTTAGCACCCGGCCGTATTGACTTTGGCGCTGGCCGCGCGCCTGGTGGGGATATGCCATCAATGACAGCTTTAGCTAGTGGACGCCGCCCGGACTTAACCGAGCAGTATGATAAACTGGAAATCATTTTACGTTTAATGAATGAACAGCCAACAGGTGAAACGGTGTATGATAACGTCGTCGCAACACCATTTAAAGTACAGCTGCCGGAAGCATGGTTACTTGGTTCAAGCGGACAAAGTGCTCGTCAAGCAGGCGAGAATGGTGTTGGTTATTCATTTGCACAATTTTTCAACGGCCAAATGTCTAAGGGTATTTTTGATGCCTATCGTAACAGCTTTAAACCGTCTTACTTTATGCAAAAACCAACGATTATTACAACGTATGCGGCGAGTGTGGCCGAAACAGCGGAGGAAGCCGAATATCTGTCGATGCCGATGCAAATTGGACGCTTAAATTTAATGCGCGGACGCTTATTAAATGTCATGAGCCCAGAAGAAGCGAATGATTATCCACTTACGGAAATGGATAAAATGATGCTGCAAGAAAATCGCCATTTAATGCTCATTGGCTCTGCCGAAGACGTTGCGGCGCAAATTTTAGAAGAACAAGCTGAGTACGGATTTGACGAAGCGATGATTAACAGTAACTTATACTCAGTTGAGCAGCGCTTGAATAGCTATACGTTACTTGCACAACAATTAATTAAATAA
- a CDS encoding 2-isopropylmalate synthase produces MSRKIWVFDTTLRDGEQVPGAKLNLYEKVEIAQQLKKLGVDIIEAGFPASSQGDFDAVQAVAQKVGNTSDIMITALARAVKNDIDSVYHAVKYAQNPMIHMVLGTSDIHVEKKFSKSKDQILQIGVDAVRYAKTLLPQVQYSTEDASRSDFEYLWKTIEAVMKAGATMINVPDTVGYAEPEQWGQMIAKLNDRMKNLDDSVLLSVHCHNDLGMATANTLAAIKNGADKVEVTMNGIGERAGNAALEEVVMAMFTRGDVYGGYTNINTKEIMNTSRLVSSFMGLDVQVNKAITGDNAFAHSSGIHQDGLLKSRDAYEIVHPEDVGLDDMELVLTARSGRHAVKNALSKLGFKDFAEEEFEGIFESFLKLADSKKEVYDHDLYVIVENYYEKTELNNPNKESYKDQFYDLEDLQIISNSTFPNASVKIRKGDEIYQASSVGSGPIDALYSAIADVTRIEVKLVEYNISSVSRGKEALGKVKIIIEHEGEKYIAKAADTDILKASAFAYINAINSIIVAQIAPQPKSEKASV; encoded by the coding sequence ATGAGTCGAAAAATTTGGGTGTTTGATACAACATTACGCGATGGCGAGCAGGTACCAGGGGCGAAATTGAACTTATATGAAAAGGTGGAAATCGCACAGCAGCTAAAAAAACTAGGTGTTGATATTATTGAAGCCGGCTTCCCAGCATCTTCACAAGGTGATTTTGATGCGGTACAGGCGGTTGCACAAAAGGTCGGGAACACGTCAGATATTATGATTACAGCGTTAGCACGTGCGGTAAAAAATGATATTGATTCCGTTTACCACGCAGTGAAGTATGCACAAAATCCAATGATTCATATGGTACTAGGGACATCTGATATTCATGTGGAGAAAAAATTTAGTAAATCGAAGGATCAAATTTTACAAATTGGTGTAGACGCAGTGAGATACGCGAAAACATTATTGCCACAAGTACAATATTCAACAGAAGACGCATCACGCTCGGATTTTGAATACTTATGGAAAACGATTGAAGCGGTGATGAAAGCCGGTGCAACAATGATTAACGTACCGGATACAGTTGGTTACGCAGAGCCTGAGCAGTGGGGTCAAATGATTGCAAAACTGAATGACCGCATGAAAAACCTAGATGACTCGGTATTACTATCCGTGCACTGTCACAATGATTTAGGCATGGCCACAGCAAATACATTAGCTGCCATTAAAAACGGTGCCGATAAAGTCGAAGTAACGATGAACGGAATCGGCGAAAGAGCGGGAAATGCGGCACTAGAAGAAGTGGTGATGGCGATGTTCACGCGCGGGGATGTATACGGTGGCTATACAAACATTAATACAAAGGAAATTATGAACACGTCACGCCTTGTCTCAAGCTTTATGGGATTAGATGTCCAAGTGAATAAGGCCATTACAGGTGACAACGCCTTTGCACACTCATCGGGCATTCACCAAGATGGCTTATTAAAATCACGTGACGCCTACGAAATCGTGCATCCAGAAGATGTCGGTTTAGATGACATGGAGCTTGTACTAACTGCACGCTCAGGCCGTCATGCGGTAAAAAATGCGTTATCCAAGCTAGGCTTTAAAGACTTTGCCGAAGAGGAATTTGAAGGGATTTTTGAGAGCTTCTTAAAACTAGCTGATTCGAAAAAAGAAGTATATGACCATGATTTATACGTTATCGTTGAAAATTATTATGAAAAAACGGAACTAAATAATCCAAATAAAGAATCCTATAAAGATCAGTTTTATGATCTAGAGGACCTACAAATTATCTCCAATTCAACCTTCCCGAATGCGAGTGTGAAAATTCGTAAAGGCGATGAAATTTATCAGGCAAGTTCTGTTGGGTCGGGCCCAATTGATGCCCTATACTCTGCCATTGCTGACGTCACAAGAATCGAAGTGAAGTTAGTAGAATACAATATTAGCTCCGTATCGCGCGGGAAAGAGGCGCTTGGTAAAGTAAAAATCATCATCGAGCATGAAGGGGAAAAATATATTGCAAAAGCGGCAGATACGGATATTTTAAAAGCATCAGCATTCGCATATATTAACGCGATTAACAGCATTATCGTGGCGCAAATAGCACCACAACCTAAGAGCGAAAAAGCAAGCGTATAA